AAAGTCGCAAAAAATGTCATGCCTGAACCCAGCGAAAATATATGGAAGAAAATAGCTacagattttgaaaaatatgcaaatttcCCCAATTGCATTGGCGCCATAGATGGCAAGCATATAAGGATTACAAAACCCAATGATTCTGGatctttgtattataattacaaaacttttttttccatAGTGCTGTTGGCACTTTGTGATAGTaactattgtttttctttcatagaTATTGGATCATATGGAAAAAGTAGTGATTCTGCAATTTTTAAAAATTcggtattttataaaagattaaTAGAAAAGTCATTACACATACCAAAACCTAAACCAATATCTAACACAGATCCTACGCCATTGCCATACGTCATAGTTGGCGATGAAGCGTTTGGTTTATCCGAAACTGTAATGCGACCCTATGCAGGTAGAGGGCTatcatacgaaaaaaatatatttaattacaggTTATCAAGAGCTCGACGTTATATTGAATGCACTTTTGGAATTCTGGCAAACAAGTGGCGCATTTTTCATAGGCCTATAAACGTTAATATAGACTTTGCCGAAGACATAATAAAGGCCTGTTGTGTGCTACACAATTTTGTTAGAACTAGAGATGGTATACAGTTTGAAGATACTTTATATACTGGGCCAATGAGTAATCTTAATACATTACATGCAGGAAGGGGTACACCGTCATCATTAAATATTAGAGACAAATATGCTAATTACTTTGTAAATGAGGGTCGTGTAGAATGgcaagacacaaaaatataaaaacttgaGAGGTGTCAAGGGACACCCGGATAGAACGAAGTTGACCTCACTGGAGGCGAGTAGCGAGGCGCGGTGTTTGCGTGCGTGAGAATCGTGAGATTTTTTTCCGTCTAGCCCCCTTTCACAACGCGCGATAAGGAACTTcgttccaaaattaaaatttgttacagTTCGCGCCAAATAACTAAACTCAAGATGGCGTCGCGTCGGTTGCACATAGTCACTAGCTACTCCGTTACTATGCTAACGTGATATTTTTCCCGGGCCCGATACTTACCTCCAAtcacaataacaacatttttatatagtttagTTACTTGGGGTGGACTgtcaattacaaaatatgtaaactaccctgataaatgtaaaattaaatacatactgaCCAAAAAGAACCTTTTTTTCCAAAGAATCCTCATTTTCTCCAAAAATCTCCACCAGCTCCgtttctaataattttattggaatattC
This sequence is a window from Trichoplusia ni isolate ovarian cell line Hi5 chromosome 8, tn1, whole genome shotgun sequence. Protein-coding genes within it:
- the LOC113497027 gene encoding protein ALP1-like gives rise to the protein MEVEEAICVYLLLRKKERKKKRHYWVHPILRDRLTHGQFQTLYPKLRSFEPKFFNYLRMSINSFDELLEMISEQIASNDTHMRSSVAPEEKLVITLRYLGTGCSFGELHYNFRLGKSTITGIVREVCEALWEKVAKNVMPEPSENIWKKIATDFEKYANFPNCIGAIDGKHIRITKPNDSGSLYYNYKTFFSIVLLALCDSNYCFSFIDIGSYGKSSDSAIFKNSVFYKRLIEKSLHIPKPKPISNTDPTPLPYVIVGDEAFGLSETVMRPYAGRGLSYEKNIFNYRLSRARRYIECTFGILANKWRIFHRPINVNIDFAEDIIKACCVLHNFVRTRDGIQFEDTLYTGPMSNLNTLHAGRGTPSSLNIRDKYANYFVNEGRVEWQDTKI